The Balaenoptera acutorostrata chromosome 15, mBalAcu1.1, whole genome shotgun sequence genome contains a region encoding:
- the BRICD5 gene encoding BRICHOS domain-containing protein 5, with protein MTAMCFHVKTKPCHGGWRAPGLLLLLLALATAGAVAGGLLGFAHSPLKPLLQTLRLTLPSPSVPRTNQTEQVDVAQNVATIRVTPAQSNHSWAVLFDGQSGCVCYRPSEHRACFLRLMEPGDRETLQLLVNTSWPQGTRSPSQDTHYAQELLAVLGSREVDPAQVGASVRNLCAKTPIYWARRAERPQRQRLIYLCIDICFPSNICMSVCFYYLPD; from the exons ATGACTGCAATGTGCTTCCACGTGAAGACCAAGCCCTGCCATGGGGGCTGGAGAGCTCCTGgcctgctactgctgctgctggcaCTGGCTACCGCTGGGGCCGTGGCTGGAGGGCTTCTTGGCTTCGCTCACAGCCCTCTCAAG CCACTGCTGCAGACGCTCCGTCTGACCCTCCCGAGCCCCAGCGTGCCCCGGACCAACCAAACCGAACAGGTGGATGTGGCCCAGAATGTGGCAACCATCAGGGTGACTCCAGCTCAGAGCAACCACAGCTGGGCAGTGCTGTTCGACGGGCAGAGT GGTTGTGTCTGTTACCGCCCCTCAGAGCACCGGGCCTGCTTCCTCCGCCTAATGGAACCCGGAGACCGCGAGACCCTGCAGCTGCTGGTGAACACCTCTTGG CCCCAAGGGACTCGCAGCCCCAGCCAGGACACCCACTATGCCCAGGAGCTGCTGGCAGTGCTTGGGAGCCGTGAGGTGGACCCTGCCCAGGTGGGGGCTTCTGTGCGGAACCTTTGTGCAAAGACCCCCATTTACTGGGCCCGACGAGCAGAGA ggccccagAGGCAGCGGCTGATCTACCTATGCATCGACATCTGCTTCCCAAGCAACATCTGCATGTCCGTCTGCTTTTATTACCTCCCGGACTAA
- the MLST8 gene encoding target of rapamycin complex subunit LST8 isoform X1, whose translation MNTSPGTVGSDPVILATAGYDHTVRFWQAHSGICTRTVQHQDSQVNALEITPDRSMIAAAGYQHIRMYDLNSNNPNPIISYDGVNKNIASVGFHEDGRWMYTGGEDCTARIWDLRSRNLQCQRIFQVNAPINCVCLHPNQAELIVGDQSGAIHIWDLKTDHNEQLIPEPEVSITSAHIDPDASYMAAVNSTGNCYVWNLTGGIGDEVTQLIPKTKIPAHTRYALQCRFSPDSTLLATCSADQTCKIWRTSNFSLMTELSIKSSNPGESSRGWMWGCAFSGDSQYIVTASSDNLARLWCVETGEIKREYGGHQKAVVCLAFNDSVLG comes from the exons ATGAACACGTCTCCAGGTACGGTGGGCAGTGACCCCGTCATCTTGGCCACTGCAGGTTATGACCACACGGTGCGGTTCTGGCAGGCCCACAGCGGGATCTGTACGCGAACGGTGCAGCACCAGGACTCT CAGGTGAACGCGCTGGAGATCACACCTGACCGCAGCATGATTGCTGCTGCAG GTTACCAGCACATTCGCATGTATGATCTCAACTCCAATAACCCCAACCCCATCATCAGCTATGATGGGGTCAACAAGAACATCGCATCTGTGGGCTTCCACGAGGACGGCCGCTGGATGTACACTGGTGGGGAGGACTGCACCGCCCGGATCTGGGACCTCAG GTCCCGGAACCTGCAGTGTCAGCGGATCTTCCAGGTGAATGCGCCCATTAACTGTGTGTGCCTGCACCCTAACCAG GCAGAACTCATTGTGGGTGACCAGAGTGGTGCCATCCACATCTGGGACTTGAAAACTGACCACAACGAGCAGCTGATCCCGGAGCCTGAGGTCTCTATCACATCGGCCCACATCGACCCCGATGCCAGCTACATGGCCGCGGTCAATAGCACT GGGAACTGCTATGTCTGGAACCTGACTGGGGGCATTGGTGACGAGGTGACACAGCTCATCCCCAAGACCAAGATCCCAGCACACACCCGCTATGCCCTGCAGTGCCGCTTCAGCCCAGACTCCAc GCTCCTCGCCACCTGCTCCGCCGACCAGACGTGCAAGATTTGGAGGACGTCCAACTTCTCCCTGATGACGGAGCTGAGCATCAAGAGCAGCAACCCTGGAGAGTCGTCCCGAGGCTGGATGTGGGGCTGCGCCTTCTCGGGGGACTCCCAGTACATAGTCACCG CTTCCTCTGACAACCTGGCCCGGCTCTGGTGCGTGGAGACGGGAGAGATCAAGAGAGAGTACGGTGGCCACCAGAAAGCTGTTGTCTGCTTGGCCTTCAACGACAGTGTGCTGggctaa
- the MLST8 gene encoding target of rapamycin complex subunit LST8 isoform X2, producing the protein MNTSPGTVGSDPVILATAGYDHTVRFWQAHSGICTRTVQHQDSVNALEITPDRSMIAAAGYQHIRMYDLNSNNPNPIISYDGVNKNIASVGFHEDGRWMYTGGEDCTARIWDLRSRNLQCQRIFQVNAPINCVCLHPNQAELIVGDQSGAIHIWDLKTDHNEQLIPEPEVSITSAHIDPDASYMAAVNSTGNCYVWNLTGGIGDEVTQLIPKTKIPAHTRYALQCRFSPDSTLLATCSADQTCKIWRTSNFSLMTELSIKSSNPGESSRGWMWGCAFSGDSQYIVTASSDNLARLWCVETGEIKREYGGHQKAVVCLAFNDSVLG; encoded by the exons ATGAACACGTCTCCAGGTACGGTGGGCAGTGACCCCGTCATCTTGGCCACTGCAGGTTATGACCACACGGTGCGGTTCTGGCAGGCCCACAGCGGGATCTGTACGCGAACGGTGCAGCACCAGGACTCT GTGAACGCGCTGGAGATCACACCTGACCGCAGCATGATTGCTGCTGCAG GTTACCAGCACATTCGCATGTATGATCTCAACTCCAATAACCCCAACCCCATCATCAGCTATGATGGGGTCAACAAGAACATCGCATCTGTGGGCTTCCACGAGGACGGCCGCTGGATGTACACTGGTGGGGAGGACTGCACCGCCCGGATCTGGGACCTCAG GTCCCGGAACCTGCAGTGTCAGCGGATCTTCCAGGTGAATGCGCCCATTAACTGTGTGTGCCTGCACCCTAACCAG GCAGAACTCATTGTGGGTGACCAGAGTGGTGCCATCCACATCTGGGACTTGAAAACTGACCACAACGAGCAGCTGATCCCGGAGCCTGAGGTCTCTATCACATCGGCCCACATCGACCCCGATGCCAGCTACATGGCCGCGGTCAATAGCACT GGGAACTGCTATGTCTGGAACCTGACTGGGGGCATTGGTGACGAGGTGACACAGCTCATCCCCAAGACCAAGATCCCAGCACACACCCGCTATGCCCTGCAGTGCCGCTTCAGCCCAGACTCCAc GCTCCTCGCCACCTGCTCCGCCGACCAGACGTGCAAGATTTGGAGGACGTCCAACTTCTCCCTGATGACGGAGCTGAGCATCAAGAGCAGCAACCCTGGAGAGTCGTCCCGAGGCTGGATGTGGGGCTGCGCCTTCTCGGGGGACTCCCAGTACATAGTCACCG CTTCCTCTGACAACCTGGCCCGGCTCTGGTGCGTGGAGACGGGAGAGATCAAGAGAGAGTACGGTGGCCACCAGAAAGCTGTTGTCTGCTTGGCCTTCAACGACAGTGTGCTGggctaa